The Malus domestica chromosome 13, GDT2T_hap1 genome includes a window with the following:
- the LOC103405357 gene encoding small ribosomal subunit protein eS7-like codes for MFTSRKKIHKDKDAEPTEFEESVAQAIFDLENTNQELKSDLKDLYINSAIQVDVAGTGKKSVVIHVPYRLRKAYRKIHVRLVRELEKKFSGRDVILIATRRIVRPPKKGSAIQRPRTRTLTGVHEAVLEDVVSPAEIVGKRIRYRHDGSKIMKVFLDPKERNNTEYKLESFSAVYRTLSGKDVVFEYPITDA; via the exons ATGTTTACCTCAAGAAAGAAGATTCACAAGGATAAGGATGCTGAACCCACTGAATTTGAAGAGTCTGTTGCACAG GCGATATTTGATTTGGAAAACACAAACCAGGAACTGAAAAGTGACCTTAAGGATCTATATATAAATTCAGCAAT TCAAGTAGATGTGGCTGGGACTGGGAAGAAATCTGTTGTTATCCATGTGCCCTATAGATTGAGGAAGGCTTACCGCAAGATCCATGTTCGTCTTGTGAGGGAGCTAGAGAAGAAGTTCAGTGGAAGG GATGTGATCCTGATTGCCACTCGTAGGATAGTGAGGCCTCCTAAGAAGGGTTCTGCCATTCAACGGCCCCGCACTCGTACCCTAACTGGTGTGCACGAGGCAGTGTTGGAGGATGTTGTTTCGCCTGCTGAGATTGTTGGAAAGCGCATCAGATATCGCCATGATGGATCCAAGATAATGAAG GTGTTTTTGGACCCTAAGGAACGGAACAACACCGAATACAAGTTGGAGAGCTTTTCTGCAGTTTATCGGACGCTTTCAGGAAAGGATGTTGTCTTTGAGTACCCAATAACTGATGCTTAG